The DNA sequence TTACGCCTGCTCGTCTTCCAGCACTGTAATGCTGTTGATTTTATCGCCCTGCTTGATCTGATCGATCACGTCCAGGCCGTCGACAACCTTACCAAAAACCGTGTGAACGCGGTCGAGGTGGGCGGTATTTTGACGGTTGTGGCAGATGAAGAACTGCGAGCCACCCGTGTTAGGACCCCGGTGTGCCATGGATAATACACCCCGGTCGTGGTACTGGTTGTCGCCCGTGAGTTCACAGTCGATGGTGTAACCCGGACCACCCGCACCCGTACCCGTTGGGTCGCCCCCCTGGATCATGAAGTTGGGAATAACGCGGTGGAATTTAACGCCATCGTAGAATCCCTTCTTGGCCAGCGTAATGAAATTGTTGACTGCTTTTGGTGCGTCTTTCTCGTAAAACTCGATAAGCATGGTACCCTTATCGGTATTCATTTGTGCCTTAGGCATAGTTGAATTCTGTTTGTTTGACGGACAAAATTACGACGTTTTCCGGTCAATATGAGTATAATACTATTCGGCGGGGTAAACGGAATATTTGACCTGTGGCAACCGGTAAAGCATGCACAGAATTCTTTATTACCTTTGATTGTTGCTTGTTTGTTTGGACTGACGTGCGTGGCTCCCGTGGAAAACCAATCGATACCCTACTACGATAATCTGCCCGATTTTCTGAAGGCAGTGAAGTCCATCGATTCGACGAACCGGTGTTTCGCTACGTTTCCGTTCGAGGACTTTGGCGGGCCGGGCGAAATCATTCCACCCTTTCGCAGCAGTACCTATGTGGCCGCCCTGGTAACGGAGGGTACGGGCACCATCTATCTGGACGGTGTTCCCTACTACGTGCAGCCCGGTACCATCTATTTCCTGCGTCCCTGGACCGTCCGGTCTATTCATAAACAGGACCAGTGGTATGGACACGTGCTGATGTTCACGGCTGAGTACGTATCAAAACGATCGGTCCTGCCGGACCCCATGCGGGAGTATCCCTTTTACCGGAAAGGAGCACAGCCACTCATCCATATTACGCCAGATGAGACCAGCGAACTGAGGACCCAGTTCGACCTTATTGCCAGTGAGTTTGCCCATCCAGCCCGTTCCAAGGCCGACCGGCTGGAGCTGACGTATCATCTGCTGCAGGCGTTGCTGGTCAAAAGCCGCCATATCTACCGACAGAACCTGTCGGCTATCGACTATTCGCAGCCGGTGTCGCTGGTGGAGCGGTTTCTGAGCCTGCTGCAAACGTATCATCTGCATAACAACCCGCAGGAAGCACCGGTATTGCTGACGGTACACGAAGCCGCTGATCGCTTACGGATTCATCCGCATTACATGAGCGACATCCTCAAGAAATACACGGGTAAAACAGCCTCGCAGCATATTCGCGAGCGTACGGCGCAGGAAGCGCAGAACCTGTTGCAGAGTACCGAAATGACCGTAGCTGAAATAGGGTACCACCTATGTTTCGATGACCCGTCGAACTTCACGAAATTCTTCAAGAGCGTAACCGGTCTGACACCCCGTGCCTATCGGGAAAAACAAGCTGCGGTACTCGTTTAACAGATTCGCTTTCGTTGCTGGTGGTAATTGCAGAGGAGTTAATTCTGTCAATCTGCACTTTTTACCAGTGATTCTCTAAAAACTACCTGTTGCAGGGCGATTCGGAGTGCTAATTTTGGCTCGTTAACCGTCGCCTGTTAACGCCTAATTATGTAGGCAATCAACCACTTACCACGCCTACCATGTGGATTGTCCGATTAGCTTTAGAAAAAAAGTATACGATTGCGGTTATGGCGCTGCTCATCATGATCATGGGCGGGCTGTCGATATCGCAGATGCCGACGGACATTTTTCCGCGCATTAATATTCCCGTCGTATCGGTTTTGTGGGGCTACAACGGCCTGTCGACGAACGAAATGGAGAAGATGATCACCAACTTCTCCGAAACGTCGATCATCAACAACGTAGGGGATATCCAGCGGGTAGAGTCGCAAACGTATAATGGCACGGCTGCGATCAAGCTGTATTTTCAACCCACGGTTAAAATTGAAGAGGCTATTGCGCAGGTGACGGCTATTTCGCAGACCATTCTGGTCAGGATGCCACCCGGTACCCAGCCCCCGCTCATTGTTCGCTACAACGCGACCGACGTACCCGTGCTCCAACTGGGCCTGTCGTCCGACAGCCTGACCGAACCCCAGATTACCGACTACGCCCAGACCCGCGTCCGGCCGCAGATTTCCACGGTACCGGGCAGCCGGTTGTCGCAGGCGTTTGGTGGTAAAACACGCCAGATTGCGGTCGATCTGGAGCCCGATCAGCTGGTTGCCTACAACGTAACACCCGAGGAAGTGGTGGCTGCCGTTTCGGCCCAGAACCTGACCCTGCCGAGTGGATCGCTACGGTTGTCAGATCGTGAGTACAATGTCCGGCTCAACTCCAAGCCCGACGTCATCAGCACGCTCAACGATGTACCCATCAAGGTGGTTGGCGGGACTACGGTGCACATGCGGGATGTAGCTAATGTACACGACGGAGCCGCCGTGCAGTCCAACATTGTCAAGCAGGACGGCAGCAAGGGCGTGCTCATGAGCATCGTTAAAACGGGCAATGCCTCGACCACGCAGATCGTTGACAAAATCCGCAACCAGATCCTGCCTACCGTTCGGGCGGCTGCCCCGGCCAACCTACGCATCGAAGAACTCTTCGACCAATCCGTTTTTGTGCGGGCGTCGATCAAGGGCGTCCTCGTGGAGGGACTGATTGCCGGTCTGCTGACAGCGGCCATGATTCTACTGTTTCTGGGCAGCTGGCGCAGTACGTTCATCGTGGCCGTTTCCATCCCGCTGTCGATTCTGTCGTCGCTCATTGCGCTGTACCTGCTGGGTGAAACCCTGAACATCCAGACGCTGGGCGGTCTGGCGCTGGCCATCGGTATTCTGGTCGATGATGCTACGGTAACCATCGAGAATATTCACCGCAATGAGGAATTGGGCATGCCGCTCCGGCAGGCCATCATTGAAGGCGCGCAGCAGATTGCTACGCCTACGCTAGTGTCGACCCTGACGATCTGCATCGTTTTTACGTCGGTTCTTTTCCTCGAAGGCCCCGCCCGCTTCCTATTCGGTCCGCTGGCGGAAGCCGTGGTTTTTGCCATGCTGGCTTCCTACCTGCTGTCCCGTACGCTGGTCCCCGCCTTGGCTGATCTGATGCTGAAAGGCGAGTTGCACGGAACCGTGCCCGTGGGTGGAACCCCTGCCAGCGGTCATGCTTTAACTTACTCTGCCGACAACCAACCA is a window from the Spirosoma rigui genome containing:
- a CDS encoding peptidylprolyl isomerase — translated: MPKAQMNTDKGTMLIEFYEKDAPKAVNNFITLAKKGFYDGVKFHRVIPNFMIQGGDPTGTGAGGPGYTIDCELTGDNQYHDRGVLSMAHRGPNTGGSQFFICHNRQNTAHLDRVHTVFGKVVDGLDVIDQIKQGDKINSITVLEDEQA
- a CDS encoding AraC family transcriptional regulator, coding for MENQSIPYYDNLPDFLKAVKSIDSTNRCFATFPFEDFGGPGEIIPPFRSSTYVAALVTEGTGTIYLDGVPYYVQPGTIYFLRPWTVRSIHKQDQWYGHVLMFTAEYVSKRSVLPDPMREYPFYRKGAQPLIHITPDETSELRTQFDLIASEFAHPARSKADRLELTYHLLQALLVKSRHIYRQNLSAIDYSQPVSLVERFLSLLQTYHLHNNPQEAPVLLTVHEAADRLRIHPHYMSDILKKYTGKTASQHIRERTAQEAQNLLQSTEMTVAEIGYHLCFDDPSNFTKFFKSVTGLTPRAYREKQAAVLV